In the Deinococcus reticulitermitis genome, one interval contains:
- the dnaA gene encoding chromosomal replication initiator protein DnaA yields the protein MSQEIWADVLAYVRKNVSDLEYTTWFAPVKPLGVQEGSLLLGVRNSFTKDWFRDHYLELLLAALRSLGAEQPQISFQVLPAAQDALLLPSDLPPPAAPPSPPLPRSPAAAPGDNRRTLNPKYTFENFVVGPNNNLAHAAALAVAESPGKAYNPLFIYGDVGLGKTHLMHAVGHYLAERFPDKRIEYVSTETFTNELINAIREDKTTQFRNRYRSVDLLLVDDIQFLAGKERTQEEFFHTFNALYESNKQIILSSDRPPKDIQTLEGRLRSRFEWGLITDIQSPEFETRVAILKMNAEHNRISIPQEVLELIARQVTSNIRELEGALMRVVAFSSLNNVPFSRAVAMKALSNVFAPQEVKVEMMDVLRQVAAQYGTTPDVIRGVGRAREIVVPRQVAQYLIRELTDHSLPEIGQFFGRDHSTVMHAISKVTEQIPKDPELAATVQLLRNRMQGKEDEEAVAGG from the coding sequence ATCTCACAAGAAATCTGGGCGGACGTGCTCGCCTATGTCCGCAAGAACGTCTCTGACTTGGAATACACGACGTGGTTTGCCCCGGTCAAACCGCTTGGCGTGCAGGAAGGATCGCTGCTGCTGGGGGTGCGGAACTCCTTTACCAAAGACTGGTTCCGCGACCACTACCTCGAACTGCTGCTCGCGGCCCTGCGCTCGCTCGGCGCCGAGCAGCCGCAGATCAGCTTTCAGGTGCTGCCGGCCGCTCAGGACGCCCTGCTGCTGCCGAGTGATCTCCCCCCGCCGGCCGCACCTCCCAGTCCCCCCCTGCCGCGTTCCCCGGCTGCGGCACCCGGAGACAACCGCCGGACGCTCAATCCCAAGTACACCTTCGAGAATTTTGTCGTCGGCCCCAACAACAACCTCGCGCACGCGGCGGCGCTTGCGGTGGCCGAGTCACCAGGGAAGGCGTACAATCCGCTCTTCATCTACGGTGACGTGGGCCTGGGCAAGACCCACCTGATGCACGCGGTCGGCCACTACCTCGCCGAGCGTTTCCCGGACAAGCGCATCGAGTACGTCTCTACAGAGACCTTCACCAACGAGCTGATCAACGCGATCCGTGAAGACAAGACGACGCAGTTTCGCAACCGCTACCGCTCGGTGGACCTGCTGCTCGTGGACGACATCCAGTTTCTGGCGGGCAAGGAGCGCACGCAGGAGGAGTTCTTCCACACCTTCAACGCGCTCTACGAGAGCAACAAGCAGATCATCCTGAGTTCCGACCGCCCGCCCAAGGACATTCAGACGCTCGAAGGTCGGCTGCGCAGCCGCTTCGAGTGGGGCCTGATCACCGATATCCAGTCACCGGAGTTCGAGACGCGCGTCGCCATTCTCAAGATGAATGCCGAGCACAACCGCATCAGCATTCCTCAGGAGGTGCTCGAGCTGATCGCGCGCCAGGTCACCAGCAACATCCGCGAGCTCGAAGGCGCGCTGATGCGCGTGGTCGCCTTCTCCAGCCTGAACAATGTGCCCTTCTCACGCGCCGTGGCAATGAAGGCGCTGAGCAACGTCTTCGCGCCGCAGGAGGTCAAGGTCGAGATGATGGACGTGCTGCGCCAGGTGGCCGCCCAGTACGGGACCACACCCGACGTGATTCGCGGCGTGGGCCGGGCGCGCGAGATCGTGGTGCCGCGTCAGGTGGCGCAGTACCTGATTCGCGAGCTCACCGATCACTCGCTGCCCGAGATAGGTCAGTTCTTCGGGCGCGACCACTCGACTGTGATGCACGCGATCAGTAAGGTCACCGAGCAGATTCCCAAAGACCCCGAACTGGCCGCCACCGTTCAGCTCCTACGCAACCGCATGCAGGGCAAGGAAGATGAGGAGGCGGTCGCCGGGGGCTGA
- the dnaN gene encoding DNA polymerase III subunit beta → MKANVTKKTLNEGLGLLERVVPSRSSNPLLTALKVEASEGGLTLSGTNLEIDLSCFVPAEVQAPENFVVPAHLFAQIVRNLGGELVELELSGSELSVRSGGSDFKLQTGDIGAYPPLTFPTQADVSLEGGELARAFSSVRYAASNEAFQAVFRGIKLEHHGERARVVASDGYRVAIRDFPASGDGKNLIVPARSADELIRVLKDGEARFTYGDGMLTVTTDRVRMNLKLLDGDFPDYERVIPKDIKLQVTLPATALKEAVNRVAVLADKNANNRVEFLVSEGTLRLAAEGDYGRAQDTLAVTQGGSEQAMSLAFNARHVLDALGPIEGDAELLFSGSTSPAIFRAAGGTGGYMAVMVTLRV, encoded by the coding sequence ATGAAAGCCAACGTCACCAAAAAGACGCTCAACGAGGGTTTAGGGCTGCTGGAACGGGTCGTCCCCAGCCGCTCGAGCAACCCGCTGTTGACCGCGCTGAAGGTCGAAGCGTCGGAGGGCGGCCTGACCCTCAGCGGCACCAACCTGGAAATTGACCTGTCGTGCTTTGTGCCTGCCGAGGTGCAGGCTCCTGAGAACTTTGTGGTGCCGGCCCACCTGTTTGCACAGATCGTGCGTAACCTGGGGGGCGAACTTGTCGAACTCGAACTCAGTGGTTCTGAACTCTCGGTGCGCTCTGGTGGCTCGGATTTTAAGCTTCAGACCGGTGACATTGGTGCCTATCCGCCCCTGACTTTTCCCACGCAGGCCGACGTGAGCTTGGAGGGGGGTGAGCTGGCGCGCGCCTTCTCGAGCGTGCGCTACGCGGCGAGCAACGAGGCGTTTCAGGCAGTTTTCCGGGGCATCAAGCTCGAACACCACGGCGAGAGGGCCCGCGTGGTGGCCTCGGACGGCTACCGGGTCGCGATCCGTGACTTCCCGGCCAGCGGCGACGGCAAGAACCTGATCGTGCCGGCCCGCAGCGCCGATGAACTGATCCGGGTCCTCAAGGACGGCGAGGCGCGCTTCACCTACGGCGACGGGATGCTCACGGTGACCACCGACCGCGTGAGGATGAACCTCAAGCTGCTCGACGGTGACTTTCCCGACTATGAGCGCGTGATTCCCAAGGACATTAAGTTGCAGGTCACCCTGCCGGCCACGGCGCTCAAGGAGGCCGTCAACCGTGTGGCGGTGCTGGCCGACAAGAACGCGAACAACCGCGTCGAGTTTCTCGTCTCGGAAGGCACCCTGCGTCTCGCCGCCGAGGGCGACTATGGCCGCGCGCAAGACACCCTGGCGGTTACCCAGGGTGGCAGCGAACAGGCGATGAGCCTCGCCTTCAACGCGCGGCATGTCCTCGACGCGCTCGGCCCGATCGAGGGAGACGCCGAGCTGCTCTTCTCCGGGTCCACCAGTCCCGCCATATTCCGCGCCGCAGGAGGCACAGGTGGGTATATGGCGGTCATGGTCACGCTGCGCGTTTAA
- the eno gene encoding phosphopyruvate hydratase — MNIEQVIAREVLDSRGNPTVEAEVHLDSGVSGRAIVPSGASTGSHEALELRDGGARYLGKGVQGAVRNVREALGPAVIGLDASDQGAVDAALMAVDGTPNKGNMGGNAILAVSLATARAAAAELDVPLYRYLGGSNAKTLPVPMMNVINGGAHADNSVDFQEFMVMPVGAPSFREALRYGAETFHHLKKVLAARGYNTNVGDEGGFAPDLKSNEEALKVLLEAIQKAGYEPGKDICIALDPAVTELYRDGKYHLEGEGRVLSTAEMVDFWADWTGRYPIVSIEDGLAEDDWEGWAQLTARLGHQVQLVGDDLFVTNPERLQRGIDEKVGNAILVKVNQIGSLTESMDAIELAKRWHYGTIISHRSGESEDAFIADLAVATNAGQIKTGSASRSDRIAKYNQLLRIEDGLGDRAVYPGRKALR; from the coding sequence ATGAACATCGAACAAGTCATCGCCCGTGAAGTGCTGGACTCGCGCGGAAACCCGACGGTTGAGGCTGAGGTGCATCTCGACTCGGGCGTCTCGGGACGCGCCATCGTACCCTCAGGGGCCAGCACCGGTAGCCACGAGGCGCTTGAACTGCGCGACGGCGGCGCGCGCTACCTCGGCAAAGGGGTGCAGGGCGCCGTGAGGAATGTCCGCGAGGCCCTCGGACCTGCCGTGATCGGCCTCGACGCCTCGGACCAGGGTGCGGTGGACGCCGCCCTGATGGCGGTGGACGGCACGCCCAACAAGGGCAACATGGGCGGCAACGCGATTCTGGCCGTGAGCCTGGCGACGGCCCGTGCGGCGGCAGCGGAACTGGACGTTCCCCTCTACCGCTACCTCGGCGGCTCGAACGCCAAGACGCTGCCGGTGCCGATGATGAACGTGATCAACGGTGGCGCCCACGCCGACAATTCGGTCGACTTTCAGGAGTTCATGGTAATGCCGGTCGGGGCGCCGTCCTTCCGCGAGGCGCTGCGCTACGGGGCCGAGACCTTCCACCACCTGAAAAAGGTGCTCGCGGCGCGCGGCTACAACACCAACGTGGGTGACGAGGGCGGCTTTGCGCCGGATCTGAAGAGCAACGAAGAAGCCCTCAAGGTGCTGCTCGAAGCGATTCAGAAGGCCGGCTACGAGCCCGGTAAGGACATCTGCATCGCGCTCGACCCCGCTGTGACCGAGCTGTACAGAGACGGGAAGTACCACCTTGAAGGCGAGGGGCGCGTGCTCTCGACCGCCGAGATGGTCGACTTCTGGGCGGACTGGACGGGCCGCTACCCGATCGTCAGCATCGAAGACGGCCTCGCCGAGGACGACTGGGAAGGCTGGGCGCAGCTTACCGCCCGGCTCGGCCACCAGGTGCAGCTCGTGGGGGACGACCTCTTCGTGACCAACCCCGAGCGACTCCAGCGCGGCATCGACGAGAAGGTCGGCAACGCCATTCTCGTCAAGGTCAACCAGATCGGTTCCCTGACCGAGAGCATGGACGCCATCGAACTCGCCAAGCGCTGGCACTACGGCACGATCATCAGCCACCGCTCGGGCGAGTCGGAAGACGCCTTCATCGCCGACCTCGCTGTGGCGACCAATGCCGGCCAGATCAAGACCGGCTCAGCCTCTCGATCGGACCGCATCGCCAAGTACAACCAACTGCTCCGCATTGAGGACGGGCTGGGCGACCGCGCGGTGTACCCTGGCCGCAAAGCGTTGCGCTAG
- the pyk gene encoding pyruvate kinase — protein MRHFDRATKIVATIGPASRTPDTLGRMIDAGLNVVRMNFSHGDHEDHRQTVQMVRELARQKDVAIGILQDLQGPKIRVGRFAEGAVTLSPGDRFTITMDDVDGDQSRVSSTYKGLAGDVYSGMVLLLDDGNMSLRVDQVRGNDVHTTVMIGGVLKNNKGINVPEADLSVPALSEKDVLDMEFGASLGVDWVALSFVRSRDDLLLARHYLARFGSRAKLMAKIEKPQAVARFADILKEVDGVMVARGDLGVEMRPEQVPTIQKSIISMCREAGKPVITATQMLESMINLPRPTRAEASDVANAIYDGTDAVMLSAESAAGLYPVESVAMMDRIAREAEASEHYKLLQRQLTIPSEQAQDAIALAACSIGEKLETPAIVAFTSTGGAATRISKSRPPLAILALTPNEVTRNQLALSWGVVPMLSEDPEDTDDMVRIANDELKKSGLADVGDRYVITAGVPFGVRGTTNMLRVERLREEDLSDKV, from the coding sequence ATGAGACATTTCGACCGAGCGACCAAGATCGTCGCCACCATCGGTCCGGCGAGCCGCACGCCGGACACGCTGGGGCGAATGATCGACGCGGGCCTGAACGTGGTCCGCATGAATTTCAGCCACGGCGACCACGAAGACCACCGCCAGACTGTGCAGATGGTCCGCGAGCTTGCCCGCCAAAAGGATGTCGCCATCGGCATCCTGCAAGACCTGCAAGGCCCCAAGATCCGGGTGGGCCGCTTCGCCGAGGGCGCGGTGACCCTCTCGCCGGGCGACCGATTTACAATCACGATGGATGACGTGGACGGCGACCAGTCCCGCGTGAGCAGCACATATAAGGGACTCGCGGGCGACGTGTACTCGGGGATGGTGCTGCTGCTCGACGACGGCAACATGAGCCTGAGGGTCGATCAGGTGCGCGGCAACGACGTGCACACCACCGTGATGATCGGCGGCGTTCTCAAGAACAACAAGGGCATCAACGTGCCCGAGGCTGACCTGAGCGTGCCGGCACTTTCCGAAAAAGACGTGCTGGACATGGAATTCGGCGCCTCACTTGGGGTGGACTGGGTGGCGCTGTCGTTTGTGCGCTCGCGCGACGACCTGCTGCTCGCCCGGCATTACCTCGCCCGCTTCGGCAGCCGCGCCAAACTGATGGCGAAGATCGAGAAGCCGCAGGCCGTGGCCCGCTTCGCCGACATCCTCAAGGAGGTAGACGGCGTGATGGTGGCGCGTGGAGACCTCGGCGTCGAGATGCGGCCCGAGCAGGTGCCGACGATTCAGAAAAGCATTATCAGCATGTGCCGCGAGGCCGGCAAACCGGTGATCACCGCCACCCAGATGCTCGAGAGCATGATCAACCTACCCCGCCCCACCCGCGCCGAGGCCTCGGACGTCGCCAACGCGATCTACGACGGTACCGACGCGGTGATGCTCTCGGCAGAGTCGGCGGCGGGCCTCTACCCGGTCGAGTCGGTCGCCATGATGGACCGCATCGCCCGTGAGGCCGAGGCGAGCGAGCACTACAAGCTGCTCCAGCGTCAGCTCACCATTCCCAGCGAACAGGCGCAAGACGCCATCGCGCTCGCGGCGTGCTCCATCGGGGAAAAGCTGGAAACGCCCGCCATCGTGGCCTTCACGAGCACCGGAGGCGCGGCCACCCGCATCTCCAAGAGCCGTCCGCCGCTCGCCATCCTGGCACTGACCCCCAACGAGGTCACGCGCAACCAGCTCGCGCTCTCCTGGGGCGTCGTGCCGATGCTGAGCGAGGACCCCGAAGACACCGACGACATGGTGCGCATCGCCAACGACGAGCTCAAGAAAAGTGGCCTCGCCGACGTCGGTGACCGCTACGTGATCACCGCCGGGGTACCGTTCGGCGTGCGCGGCACGACCAACATGCTGCGCGTTGAGCGCCTGCGCGAAGAGGACCTGAGCGACAAGGTCTGA
- the tyrS gene encoding tyrosine--tRNA ligase has product MNEIRRNLPVDEQLQLLRRGVVDLVSEEDLRRKLEAGKPLRVKLGADPTRPDLHLGHAVILRKMRQFQDLGHRVIMLIGDFTAMIGDPSGKSKTRPPLTLEETRANAKSYLEQCRLILRSEPEVLEIRYNGEWLEKLGFEDVIRLTSRYTVARILERDDFTKRLQGGVPIAMHELLYPLTQGYDSVALRADVELGGTDQLFNNLVGRALQRDYGQEAQVVMTLPLLVGLDGTEKMSKSLDNYIGLTDPPHAMFAGLMKVPDPLLGNYFTLLTDLPQPRIDELLAGHPVAAHRELARAVVASLYPDADLAAAEERFRSVAKGGIPDDIREVRVPAAELGEAGTVSMAKLVVLAGLEPSNGAARKLIQNRGLKLGGEPYPEVQGQLTRAQLQAGAVLQKGKDKFARLILAE; this is encoded by the coding sequence ATGAATGAGATTCGCCGCAACCTTCCTGTCGACGAGCAGCTTCAGCTCCTGAGGCGCGGGGTCGTCGACCTCGTGTCGGAAGAGGACCTGCGCCGCAAGCTGGAGGCCGGAAAGCCCCTGCGTGTCAAGCTCGGCGCCGACCCCACCCGCCCGGACCTGCACCTCGGACACGCCGTGATTCTGCGCAAGATGCGGCAGTTTCAAGACCTCGGGCATCGGGTGATCATGCTGATCGGGGACTTCACCGCCATGATCGGGGATCCCTCGGGCAAGTCCAAGACGCGCCCGCCGCTGACCCTCGAAGAGACGCGCGCCAACGCGAAAAGCTACCTGGAGCAGTGCCGGCTGATTCTGCGCAGCGAACCCGAAGTCCTGGAAATCCGCTACAACGGCGAGTGGCTGGAGAAGCTCGGTTTTGAAGACGTGATCCGGCTGACGAGCCGCTACACGGTGGCCCGCATCCTGGAGCGCGACGACTTCACCAAGCGCTTGCAGGGGGGGGTGCCCATTGCCATGCACGAACTGCTCTACCCGCTCACGCAGGGCTACGACTCGGTGGCGCTGCGCGCGGACGTGGAACTCGGCGGCACGGACCAGCTCTTCAACAACCTCGTGGGCCGCGCCCTTCAGCGCGACTACGGTCAGGAAGCGCAGGTTGTGATGACCCTGCCGCTGCTCGTGGGCCTCGACGGCACCGAGAAGATGTCCAAGAGCCTCGACAACTACATCGGCCTGACCGATCCGCCGCACGCCATGTTCGCGGGGCTGATGAAGGTGCCCGATCCGCTGCTCGGCAACTATTTCACCCTGCTCACCGACCTGCCGCAGCCGCGCATCGACGAACTGCTCGCCGGTCACCCGGTGGCCGCGCACCGCGAACTCGCCCGCGCCGTCGTCGCCTCGCTCTACCCGGACGCGGACCTGGCCGCCGCCGAGGAGCGCTTCCGGAGCGTGGCGAAGGGCGGCATCCCCGACGACATCCGCGAGGTGCGGGTCCCTGCCGCTGAACTGGGTGAGGCCGGCACCGTCAGCATGGCGAAGCTGGTGGTCCTCGCGGGGCTGGAGCCCAGCAACGGCGCCGCGCGCAAGCTGATCCAGAACCGTGGCCTGAAACTGGGCGGCGAGCCCTACCCCGAGGTCCAGGGCCAGCTGACACGCGCGCAGCTTCAGGCGGGAGCAGTGCTTCAGAAGGGCAAGGACAAGTTCGCCCGCCTGATTCTCGCCGAATAG
- a CDS encoding dihydrofolate reductase: MPEPSRRPALFAVVAHTAKGRVIGQAGAMPWHLPADLRHFRALTLGHPCVMGRKVWDSLGGRALPDRLNIVLTRNPAFRAPGAVVAHSPEAALRAAGDAPEVAIIGGEEIYRLYLPELDRIERTLIHAELEGDTFFPEVGGAWGVVAERERPADEKNRFALTFQTLRRRG, encoded by the coding sequence ATGCCTGAGCCGTCACGGCGCCCTGCCCTGTTTGCGGTGGTCGCCCACACGGCGAAGGGCCGGGTGATCGGGCAAGCGGGCGCGATGCCCTGGCACCTGCCGGCAGACCTGCGGCACTTCAGGGCGCTGACCCTCGGTCACCCCTGCGTGATGGGACGCAAGGTCTGGGACTCGCTGGGAGGCCGGGCGCTTCCGGACCGCCTGAACATCGTCCTGACGCGCAATCCCGCGTTCAGGGCGCCCGGAGCCGTCGTCGCCCACTCGCCTGAGGCCGCCCTGCGCGCGGCGGGGGACGCGCCTGAGGTCGCCATCATCGGCGGTGAGGAGATCTACCGCCTCTACCTGCCGGAGCTCGACCGGATCGAGCGCACGCTGATTCACGCCGAGCTGGAGGGCGACACCTTCTTTCCGGAGGTCGGCGGCGCCTGGGGGGTCGTGGCCGAACGCGAGCGGCCTGCCGACGAGAAAAACCGCTTTGCCCTGACCTTCCAGACGCTGCGGCGCCGGGGCTAA
- a CDS encoding deaminase: MNRPSFDDLGLATAKLWATRSADTKVQVGACILDRHHRVVGVGYNGRAAGEPNERESLSQGASGFIHAEVNALLAAHWNGEGHTLYVTHEPCATCARLIVNSRRVSRVVFAAPYREETRVGAGLPSGADLLRAAGISVVHVDA; this comes from the coding sequence GTGAACCGGCCCTCTTTCGATGACCTGGGGCTGGCCACGGCCAAGCTGTGGGCGACGCGCAGCGCCGACACGAAGGTGCAGGTGGGGGCCTGCATCCTCGACCGCCATCACCGGGTGGTCGGGGTGGGCTACAACGGGCGCGCGGCGGGCGAACCCAATGAGCGCGAGAGCCTGAGCCAGGGCGCCTCGGGCTTCATCCATGCCGAGGTCAACGCGCTGCTCGCCGCCCACTGGAACGGCGAGGGCCATACCCTCTACGTCACCCACGAACCCTGCGCGACCTGCGCCCGGCTGATTGTCAACTCGCGCCGGGTGAGCCGGGTGGTCTTCGCCGCCCCCTACCGTGAGGAGACCCGGGTGGGCGCCGGCCTCCCGAGCGGCGCCGACCTCCTGCGCGCTGCCGGCATCAGCGTGGTGCATGTCGATGCCTGA
- a CDS encoding thymidylate synthase: protein MRPYHDLLRLVLEEGTDKSDRTGTGTRSIFGHQIRFDLSEGFPLVTTKRVHLKSIIHELLWFLRGEGHTRYLREHGVTIWDEWADERGDLGPVYGVQWRSWPTPDGGHIDQIAQVIAQIKTNPDSRRLIVSAWNVAEVDKMALPPCHLLFQFYVAQGRLSCQLYQRSADLFLGVPFNIASYALLTMMVAQVTGLEPGDFIWTGGDCHLYTNHFEQARRQLSRELRPLPRMHLNPAVTDLFAFRSEDFTLSGYDPHPAIKAPVSV from the coding sequence ATGCGTCCCTACCACGACCTCCTGCGCCTGGTCCTCGAAGAAGGCACCGACAAGAGCGACCGCACCGGTACCGGCACGCGCAGCATTTTCGGCCACCAGATACGTTTCGACCTTTCTGAAGGCTTTCCGCTCGTGACCACCAAGCGCGTGCACCTCAAATCCATCATCCATGAGCTGCTGTGGTTTCTGCGCGGCGAGGGCCACACCCGCTACCTGCGCGAGCACGGCGTGACGATCTGGGACGAGTGGGCCGATGAGCGCGGCGACCTCGGTCCCGTTTACGGGGTGCAGTGGCGGAGCTGGCCGACGCCGGACGGGGGGCATATCGACCAGATCGCCCAGGTGATCGCCCAGATCAAGACCAACCCCGATTCCCGGCGCCTGATCGTCTCGGCCTGGAACGTGGCCGAGGTGGACAAGATGGCGCTGCCGCCCTGTCACCTGCTGTTTCAGTTCTATGTGGCGCAGGGCCGGCTCTCGTGTCAGCTGTATCAGCGCAGTGCCGATCTCTTTCTCGGCGTGCCGTTCAACATCGCGTCCTACGCCCTGCTGACGATGATGGTCGCCCAGGTCACCGGCCTCGAACCCGGCGACTTTATCTGGACCGGCGGCGACTGCCACCTGTACACCAACCACTTCGAGCAGGCGCGGCGGCAGCTTTCGCGCGAACTCCGCCCCCTCCCCCGGATGCACCTGAACCCCGCCGTGACCGACCTCTTTGCGTTCCGCTCCGAGGACTTCACCCTGAGCGGCTATGACCCCCACCCCGCCATCAAGGCGCCGGTGTCGGTGTGA
- the argB gene encoding acetylglutamate kinase: MIVKYGGNAMKSPELRRAVAGEIAALRAEVPVVVVHGGGPVIERELAARGVPSEFAQGLRVTSPEAMDVVEMALTTLGKGLAQDIGWALGLTGRDCGLLRAEVLDAQLGRVGRVTGVGADVLRTLLGAGLTPVIGSVAVAPDGGALNVNADTAAGAVAGALGQGVIFLTDVDGVYRQFPDPASRASQLTRAEVEGGIAQGWIGGGMIPKVRAALDALGRGAPFAVIASGMEAGVLARAARGEAGTRVVP; encoded by the coding sequence ATGATCGTCAAGTACGGTGGCAACGCCATGAAAAGCCCCGAGCTGCGCCGCGCGGTGGCCGGCGAGATCGCTGCGCTGCGCGCCGAAGTTCCGGTGGTCGTCGTCCACGGCGGCGGTCCGGTGATCGAGCGCGAACTCGCGGCGCGGGGGGTGCCGAGCGAGTTCGCCCAGGGCCTGCGGGTGACCTCGCCTGAGGCGATGGACGTGGTGGAAATGGCCCTGACCACCCTCGGCAAGGGGCTCGCGCAGGACATCGGCTGGGCGCTGGGGCTGACCGGGCGCGACTGTGGGCTCCTGCGGGCAGAAGTGCTCGACGCGCAGCTCGGACGGGTGGGCCGCGTTACTGGCGTGGGGGCGGACGTGCTGCGGACCCTACTCGGTGCCGGTCTGACCCCGGTCATCGGCTCGGTGGCGGTGGCCCCCGACGGCGGGGCGCTTAATGTCAATGCCGACACGGCGGCGGGCGCAGTGGCGGGAGCCCTCGGGCAAGGCGTGATTTTTCTGACCGATGTGGACGGCGTCTACCGCCAATTTCCCGATCCGGCGAGCCGCGCGTCCCAGCTTACCCGCGCCGAGGTCGAGGGCGGAATCGCGCAGGGCTGGATCGGCGGCGGCATGATTCCCAAGGTGCGCGCCGCCCTCGACGCCCTGGGCCGGGGCGCGCCGTTCGCGGTGATCGCCAGCGGTATGGAAGCCGGGGTCCTGGCGCGGGCGGCGCGGGGAGAAGCCGGAACGCGCGTGGTGCCCTGA
- a CDS encoding HRDC domain-containing protein codes for MTDPRPTRPDARLVRLHAERGNPLARLEEALAALEEADWGLLFSGEGALARQLAALLGPGTLRVDGRLPLSRAALAEAGLAAADLHGDLHGARAAWLLEPDPGVLERARRAGVPVIVDGTLAPGGGWLRQGASFVVYRDALTLSGHADAPLAALFGQGEVPAAAAPAPSDLAVALALRDVATLPLRLARSARTAAQLAERLGAQARAAGPTALLLAHDAAADTAARPGGVLAAARHVPEGLLLTPGLEEVGSVLALLRQEAAPRPAPEAREERRGEERTTRFSSGREEGYSRRGVRREERERRDFRERDSRDGTGRDGAGRDSGGRDSGGREGAGRERERPRFDRPHPERPNEPEAPARRAPDSQTPPAPERVAFEAPQPPATTSSRPAREAAGLPQPDEAPWQPEIVYSDLTHPPVPLTHTVSSGPDAAPLDFTPPLAEDRPAPVTGPSAASDEAPALPTPAPEPEPERAAPPAPEPELPALAPDLPATPESAGPDNVASDLTGEQAAIYARLREWRNAEAKRQEISRFIIASNATLAEIARRVPYTLEDLRAVRGMGPGRLDKYGNKILEVVRG; via the coding sequence ATGACGGACCCACGCCCCACGCGACCCGACGCCCGACTGGTGCGGCTGCACGCTGAGCGCGGCAACCCCCTGGCCCGCTTGGAGGAGGCGCTCGCCGCCCTCGAAGAAGCCGACTGGGGCCTGCTCTTCTCGGGTGAAGGCGCGCTGGCCCGGCAACTCGCCGCGCTGCTCGGTCCCGGCACCCTGCGCGTGGATGGCCGCCTGCCCCTGAGCCGCGCTGCCCTGGCCGAAGCCGGCCTGGCGGCCGCCGACCTGCACGGCGACCTGCACGGTGCCCGCGCCGCGTGGCTGCTCGAACCCGACCCCGGGGTGCTCGAGCGGGCCCGCCGCGCCGGGGTGCCGGTGATCGTGGACGGCACGCTCGCGCCCGGAGGAGGCTGGCTGCGCCAGGGCGCAAGCTTCGTCGTGTACCGCGACGCCCTGACGCTGAGCGGGCACGCCGACGCGCCGCTCGCGGCGCTGTTCGGTCAGGGCGAAGTGCCCGCCGCTGCCGCTCCGGCTCCCTCGGACCTCGCGGTGGCGCTGGCCCTGCGCGACGTGGCGACCCTGCCGCTGCGCCTGGCCCGCAGCGCCCGCACCGCCGCGCAGCTCGCCGAGCGCCTCGGTGCCCAGGCGCGCGCCGCTGGCCCCACCGCCCTGCTGCTTGCGCACGACGCCGCCGCGGATACGGCCGCCCGGCCGGGTGGGGTCCTCGCGGCGGCCCGGCACGTCCCCGAGGGCCTGCTGCTCACCCCAGGGCTCGAAGAGGTGGGCAGCGTGCTGGCCCTGCTGCGTCAGGAGGCGGCCCCGCGGCCAGCGCCCGAGGCCCGTGAGGAGCGGAGAGGCGAGGAGCGCACGACCCGCTTCTCCAGTGGCCGTGAGGAGGGCTACAGCCGGCGTGGGGTCCGGCGAGAGGAGCGCGAGCGGCGCGACTTCCGGGAGCGCGACAGTCGGGACGGGACTGGGCGGGACGGTGCTGGGCGAGACAGTGGTGGGCGAGACAGTGGTGGGCGAGAGGGAGCGGGCCGGGAGCGTGAGCGCCCGCGCTTCGACCGTCCACACCCGGAGCGCCCCAACGAGCCCGAGGCCCCCGCCCGCCGCGCTCCGGACTCCCAGACGCCTCCGGCACCGGAACGGGTCGCGTTCGAGGCGCCCCAGCCGCCTGCCACAACCTCGAGTCGGCCCGCCCGTGAGGCGGCGGGTCTGCCCCAGCCGGATGAGGCCCCCTGGCAGCCAGAGATCGTCTACAGCGACCTCACCCACCCGCCCGTGCCGCTGACCCACACCGTCAGCAGCGGTCCTGACGCGGCTCCCCTCGACTTCACGCCGCCCCTGGCCGAGGACCGCCCGGCACCCGTGACCGGCCCGAGCGCCGCGAGCGATGAGGCGCCGGCCTTGCCTACACCCGCCCCGGAGCCCGAGCCGGAACGGGCGGCGCCCCCGGCACCGGAGCCGGAGCTGCCGGCGCTGGCGCCAGACCTGCCGGCGACGCCCGAGTCGGCCGGGCCCGACAACGTCGCCTCGGACCTGACCGGCGAGCAGGCAGCGATCTATGCACGGCTGCGCGAGTGGCGCAACGCCGAAGCCAAGCGGCAGGAGATCAGCCGCTTCATCATCGCGAGCAATGCCACCCTGGCCGAGATCGCCCGGCGGGTGCCCTACACCCTCGAAGACCTGCGCGCGGTGCGCGGAATGGGACCGGGACGACTGGACAAGTACGGCAACAAGATTCTGGAGGTCGTGCGCGGCTGA